A window from Gottschalkiaceae bacterium SANA encodes these proteins:
- a CDS encoding GNAT family protein has protein sequence MYVEPLTTKRLLLIPMSHEQVRSVIIGEEIPHLGTSIEKDPHWPRKDTLDILPVADQILESQEHPSGFEIWMIVKRDTQTVIGDIGFQGPPDSSGTVEIGYGLVESKQSQGFGSEALQALIQWALQQPEVKSIRATCLLVNQPSRKILEKNQMKEIKRNDKTISYERKKK, from the coding sequence ATGTATGTAGAACCCTTAACCACAAAAAGACTCCTATTAATTCCCATGAGCCACGAGCAGGTTCGATCAGTAATTATTGGAGAAGAAATCCCGCATCTGGGAACTAGCATAGAAAAAGATCCCCATTGGCCAAGAAAAGACACCCTGGATATCCTGCCCGTTGCGGATCAGATCCTTGAATCGCAGGAACACCCCAGCGGCTTCGAGATCTGGATGATTGTCAAACGCGACACCCAGACCGTTATAGGCGACATCGGCTTCCAAGGCCCCCCTGACAGTTCGGGTACCGTGGAGATTGGTTATGGGTTGGTCGAGTCCAAACAGAGCCAAGGCTTTGGCTCAGAAGCCCTCCAGGCCTTGATACAATGGGCACTTCAACAGCCGGAAGTTAAGAGCATTCGTGCCACATGTCTGCTGGTCAATCAACCTTCCCGCAAGATCCTCGAAAAAAATCAAATGAAGGAAATAAAAAGGAACGACAAAACAATCTCATATGAACGTAAAAAAAAGTAG
- a CDS encoding pyridoxal phosphate-dependent aminotransferase: MNRLDRVVDRKGTNSVKLTHMKKHFGREDVIPMWVADMDFECSDAMKAAAHLVADWNLYGYADRETDYFEAVQSWLDRRFDWKVKAEWIAHSPGCVTAISIAIHEFTKEGDGIIIQEPVYYPFRMQVEMNNRKLLNNVLLENEGHYEIDFEDLRVKAKEAKMMIFCSPHNPVGRVWTAEELTKVQTICLEEDVLMVSDEIHFDLVRPGMTHTIAATLSEAFANNTITLTAPSKSFNMAGQQISNIIISNPELMKRYEIQRETMGIHKPNNLGIQLAKAAYNDSEAWLDQVISYIFENFTFVKNFVDERLPGVEFQIPEGTYLGWLDFRAWNFSDAKLQDFVYNKAKVGINPGYKFGKGGSGYMRINVATSRETLRKAMEQIEAAYQEMEA, encoded by the coding sequence ATGAATCGCTTGGACAGAGTAGTAGATCGTAAAGGGACAAATTCAGTAAAACTTACACATATGAAGAAACATTTTGGACGTGAAGATGTGATCCCCATGTGGGTTGCAGATATGGATTTTGAGTGCTCCGATGCCATGAAGGCTGCGGCTCATTTGGTTGCGGACTGGAATCTTTACGGGTATGCAGACCGAGAAACAGACTATTTCGAAGCGGTGCAGTCATGGCTTGATCGTCGATTCGATTGGAAGGTTAAAGCGGAGTGGATTGCCCATTCACCAGGCTGTGTGACTGCAATCTCCATTGCGATTCATGAGTTTACAAAAGAGGGAGACGGAATCATTATTCAAGAGCCAGTGTATTATCCATTTCGCATGCAGGTAGAGATGAATAATCGGAAATTGTTGAACAATGTTTTGCTTGAAAATGAGGGTCATTATGAGATTGATTTCGAGGATCTTCGGGTAAAGGCGAAAGAAGCGAAGATGATGATTTTCTGTTCGCCTCACAATCCGGTTGGTCGTGTTTGGACGGCAGAGGAATTGACCAAGGTGCAAACCATTTGTTTGGAAGAAGATGTCTTGATGGTTTCGGATGAAATCCATTTCGATTTGGTTCGACCGGGCATGACTCATACCATTGCGGCAACCTTAAGTGAGGCGTTCGCTAATAATACAATTACACTTACGGCACCATCAAAGTCATTTAATATGGCGGGCCAGCAAATTTCAAATATCATTATTTCGAATCCAGAATTAATGAAGCGATATGAAATCCAACGAGAAACCATGGGCATCCACAAGCCCAACAACTTGGGGATTCAACTAGCAAAAGCGGCATACAATGACAGTGAAGCTTGGTTGGACCAAGTCATTTCCTATATCTTTGAAAATTTTACGTTCGTTAAGAATTTTGTGGATGAGCGTTTGCCTGGTGTGGAGTTCCAAATCCCTGAGGGAACTTATCTGGGATGGCTTGATTTTCGAGCGTGGAATTTTAGTGATGCAAAGCTACAGGATTTTGTATACAACAAGGCCAAGGTAGGCATCAATCCAGGGTATAAATTTGGTAAGGGAGGAAGCGGGTATATGAGAATCAATGTCGCGACTTCTCGAGAAACGCTGCGCAAGGCAATGGAGCAAATCGAAGCAGCTTATCAAGAAATGGAGGCGTAA
- a CDS encoding nucleoside hydrolase: MRRFIIDTDPGIDDAFAIGLMMQSDVEILGITTVSGNNGIDSVTVNALRLVNFFDRPEINVYEGAGKPILRKSGTSDGCHGTDGMGGTYLPVGDAKVDQKGAVDYLVETLRASDGEIEILALGPLTNLALAIQKAPEAMEKIKMIHSMGGGVNHGNITPFAEFNYWVDPEATQVVFDFGIPIRMVGLNVTEQCIISPEEFELLNEKGDRISELYYKMQQHYSDHYKKRNGIDGAIIHDLVTAAAIFDESIVTFERQDVRVETEGEKRGATLIEPGNGKPVELGIGVDVEKYKAYVFEHLFGISEAELKELL, translated from the coding sequence ATGAGACGATTTATTATTGATACGGATCCAGGGATTGACGATGCCTTTGCCATTGGGCTGATGATGCAATCGGATGTGGAAATTTTAGGAATTACAACGGTGTCTGGGAATAATGGGATTGATTCGGTGACGGTTAATGCCTTACGCCTGGTGAATTTTTTTGATCGACCCGAGATTAACGTGTATGAAGGTGCAGGTAAACCGATTTTGCGGAAATCGGGGACATCTGACGGCTGTCATGGAACGGATGGCATGGGCGGTACCTATTTGCCTGTGGGAGATGCCAAGGTTGATCAGAAAGGCGCGGTAGATTATTTGGTCGAGACCCTTAGGGCTTCGGATGGAGAAATAGAAATTTTGGCATTGGGTCCCTTGACCAATCTGGCGCTTGCCATTCAAAAGGCGCCGGAGGCTATGGAAAAGATAAAAATGATTCATTCCATGGGGGGCGGTGTGAACCACGGCAACATTACACCCTTTGCGGAATTTAATTATTGGGTGGATCCGGAAGCGACACAAGTCGTATTCGACTTTGGCATTCCTATACGTATGGTGGGATTGAATGTAACGGAGCAATGCATTATTTCCCCGGAAGAATTTGAGCTTTTAAATGAGAAGGGCGATCGAATTTCTGAACTCTATTATAAGATGCAACAGCATTATTCGGATCACTATAAGAAGAGAAATGGAATCGATGGAGCTATCATCCATGATCTTGTAACAGCGGCAGCGATCTTTGACGAGTCTATCGTTACATTTGAAAGGCAGGATGTGCGAGTGGAAACAGAAGGCGAGAAGCGTGGAGCAACCCTGATAGAGCCGGGGAATGGGAAACCGGTGGAGCTTGGTATAGGTGTGGATGTAGAGAAATATAAAGCTTATGTGTTTGAGCATTTATTTGGAATCAGTGAAGCGGAGCTCAAAGAACTTTTATAA